A single region of the Salvia splendens isolate huo1 chromosome 18, SspV2, whole genome shotgun sequence genome encodes:
- the LOC121775881 gene encoding chaperone protein dnaJ C76, chloroplastic-like has translation MLAASPSTHQPILNPKPDQFQYCNFKNSRSRRGSVSTRCCVKKEAESSKNHYELLGVSVDASGLQIKDAYRKLQKKYHPDIAGDEGHESTVMLNKAYEVLVRDDLRKEYDRSIGRVRVGSTLGSVWKEPPRPQALFVDENACVGCWKCVHYAGNTFTMDEASGTARIKVQYGDDDAQIEMSVESCPVNCIHWVDTEELAVLEHLIRPQPKEGYGIFGQGWERPANVFMAAKSFNKELERQEESKHRQGNSRDNEETQAQAEARENAYKELKIGRFARIWSWMKQSTSK, from the exons atgttggcAGCCTCTCCTTCCACTCATCAACCAATCCTGAATCCAAAACCTGATCAATTTCAATACTGCAATTTCAAGAACTCCAG GAGTAGGCGAGGTTCAGTGTCGACGCGATGCTGTGTGAAGAAAGAAGCAGAGAGCAGCAAGAATCATTACGAATTGCTAGGAGTGTCAGTTGATGCAAGTGGTCTACAGATCAAGGATGCTTACAGAAAACttcaaaagaaatatcatcCAGATATTGCAGGGGATGAG GGTCACGAGAGCACGGTCATGTTGAATAAAGCGTACGAGGTATTGGTGAGAGACGACCTCAGAAAAGAGTACGATAGGTCGATTGGAAGAGTTCGGGTCGGGAGCACGCTAGGTAGCGTGTGGAAAGAGCCCCCGAGACCCCAGGCTCTATTTGTCGATGAAAATGCTTGTGTAG GGTGCTGGAAGTGTGTGCATTACGCGGGCAACACATTCACCATGGACGAGGCTTCTGGAACCGCGCGAATCAAGGTTCAATACGGAGATGACGATGCACAGATTGAG ATGTCGGTCGAGTCGTGCCCTGTAAACTGCATCCACTGGGTCGATACAGAAGAGCTAGCAGTTCTTGAGCACCTGATCCGGCCTCAGCCGAAGGAGGGGTATGGAATATTCGGACAAGGATGGGAAAGGCCTGCAAATGTATTCATGGCTGCCAAATCCTTCAACAAGGAGTTAGAGCGGCAAGAAGAAAGCAAGCATAGACAGG GAAACTCAAGGGACAACGAAGAAACTCAAGCTCAGGCAGAAGCGCGCGAGAATGCATACAAGGAACTGAAGATCGGAAGGTTTGCAAGAATTTGGAGCTGGATGAAGCAAAGCACTAGCAAATGA